A genomic region of Leptolyngbya sp. NIES-2104 contains the following coding sequences:
- the petG gene encoding cytochrome b6-f complex subunit V: protein MVEPILLGIVLGLVPVTLAGLFVAAYTQYRRGNQLNL from the coding sequence ATGGTCGAGCCAATTTTGCTAGGCATTGTTTTGGGACTGGTGCCCGTTACCTTAGCGGGTCTGTTTGTTGCCGCTTACACCCAATACCGTCGCGGAAATCAACTGAACCTCTAA
- a CDS encoding cytochrome c has translation MNQQLVKSEGSLQKLLTIALVVCFAIVLSVLGVNQFHRTDPYVQEVLSLTGDSVQGHAIFQINCAGCHGIMADGKVGPSLKNVSSRKSHVRLIEQVISGQTPPMPKFQPSPQEMADLLEYLESL, from the coding sequence TTGAACCAGCAGCTTGTTAAATCTGAAGGGTCGCTCCAAAAATTGCTCACGATCGCGCTTGTTGTCTGTTTTGCGATCGTGTTGTCTGTTCTTGGCGTGAATCAATTTCATCGCACTGATCCCTATGTGCAAGAGGTTCTCTCACTCACCGGGGATTCAGTCCAAGGTCATGCTATTTTTCAGATTAACTGTGCAGGGTGTCATGGAATCATGGCAGACGGCAAAGTCGGACCGAGTTTGAAAAATGTTTCTAGCCGCAAATCGCACGTTCGACTGATCGAGCAAGTCATCAGCGGACAAACGCCGCCGATGCCGAAATTTCAGCCGAGTCCGCAGGAGATGGCTGATTTGCTGGAATACCTGGAAAGTTTGTAG
- a CDS encoding peptidoglycan-binding protein, which translates to MWNARLVSSVVWGSVVSIVLCQSVNAARSQDYTPEQFVSVLNGLGYAVPLDARIDDPRVQQAIRDFQIQFRLPVDGTLNNPTQDRAADIVKTLQSALNRTLKPSPQLPATQFYGRQTEAAVKLFQQQNRLPATGIATLETRQRLNDILSDAEPRQPTNPANSPVTNPPRSQLTIYSEAQIKAILTGFGYDINPQASLSDPPTVRAIRDLQRIYGLSETGAIDRATEEKFSSVMRNLRNNLRVILRSNFAIAQYYDEATRTAVRQFQSRYGLRVNGIADLAVRSRIDTEARRPRG; encoded by the coding sequence ATGTGGAATGCAAGGTTAGTGTCTAGTGTGGTGTGGGGAAGTGTGGTAAGTATTGTGCTGTGTCAATCTGTGAATGCAGCGCGATCGCAAGACTATACACCCGAACAGTTTGTTTCTGTTCTCAATGGTTTAGGTTACGCCGTTCCGCTAGATGCTCGAATTGATGATCCGCGTGTTCAACAAGCAATTCGAGATTTTCAAATTCAGTTTCGCTTACCTGTGGATGGCACGTTGAACAATCCGACTCAAGATCGAGCAGCGGACATTGTTAAAACGCTTCAATCTGCACTCAATCGCACGCTGAAACCGTCTCCTCAACTTCCCGCGACGCAGTTTTACGGCAGGCAGACTGAAGCAGCGGTGAAACTCTTTCAGCAACAGAATCGTTTACCTGCGACGGGAATTGCGACGCTCGAAACTCGGCAGCGGTTAAACGATATTCTCAGTGATGCGGAACCTCGTCAGCCAACGAATCCTGCAAATTCGCCTGTAACGAATCCGCCTCGATCGCAGTTAACGATCTACTCTGAGGCTCAAATCAAAGCAATTCTGACCGGATTTGGTTATGACATCAATCCACAAGCTTCATTAAGCGATCCGCCAACGGTTCGCGCGATTCGGGATCTTCAGCGAATCTATGGACTCTCAGAAACGGGAGCGATCGATCGTGCCACCGAAGAGAAGTTCTCTAGCGTGATGCGAAATCTGCGAAACAATTTGAGGGTGATTCTGAGAAGTAACTTTGCGATCGCACAGTACTACGATGAAGCCACCAGAACTGCCGTGAGACAGTTCCAATCTCGCTACGGATTACGAGTCAATGGAATTGCAGATCTCGCCGTTCGGAGTCGCATCGATACCGAAGCTCGAAGACCAAGAGGCTAA
- the radC gene encoding DNA repair protein RadC produces the protein MSYSFRIADLPESERPRERLIAQGARTLSTAELLAILLSTGSGKLSAVGLGQYILQELSQHQRDPLSALREVNIAELTKVPGVGTAKATTIMAAIELGKRVYQSRPPEKTIIDDPNVAAAALSHELMWQTTERFAVLILDVKNRLIATQVITIGTATETLAHPREIFREIIRQGGTRAIVAHNHPSGNTEPSAEDITLTHQLLEGARFLGIPILDHLILGNGTHTSLRQTTSIWNEVPQGV, from the coding sequence ATGTCATATTCGTTTCGTATCGCTGACTTGCCTGAAAGTGAACGTCCTCGCGAACGCCTCATCGCTCAAGGAGCAAGAACCCTTTCCACCGCCGAACTTTTAGCAATTCTCCTCAGCACTGGGTCAGGAAAGCTTTCAGCCGTGGGATTAGGGCAGTACATCTTACAAGAATTGAGCCAGCATCAGCGTGATCCTTTAAGCGCATTGCGAGAAGTCAACATTGCAGAACTTACCAAAGTTCCGGGAGTGGGAACGGCGAAAGCGACGACGATTATGGCAGCGATCGAGCTTGGTAAACGAGTCTACCAATCGCGCCCACCCGAAAAGACGATCATTGATGATCCGAATGTTGCCGCTGCTGCGTTGAGTCACGAATTGATGTGGCAAACGACCGAGCGATTTGCTGTTTTGATTCTCGATGTGAAAAATCGATTGATTGCCACGCAGGTGATTACGATCGGGACTGCAACCGAAACATTGGCACACCCACGAGAAATTTTTCGGGAGATTATTCGTCAAGGAGGAACGAGAGCGATCGTGGCTCATAATCATCCTTCTGGCAATACAGAACCGAGTGCCGAGGATATTACTTTGACTCATCAACTGCTTGAAGGCGCTCGATTTCTCGGAATTCCGATTTTGGATCACTTAATCCTCGGCAATGGAACACATACCAGTTTGAGACAAACGACTTCGATTTGGAATGAAGTACCGCAAGGCGTTTAA
- a CDS encoding class I SAM-dependent methyltransferase — MQFDTESVFDQDYLYFYAHLTPERNQREAELVKQLLKLEPGSTVLDLACGHGRIANLLAQHGCNVTGLDITPLFLDLARESASELSVHVNYVQGDMRSLPWSNQFDAIFNLFTAYGYFDDAGNHRVLEETYRSLKPGGSLLLDLINRDFMLRQFQPSSVVKRDDNYLIDQTRFDILTGQTHTERTIIRDGQIRRMQYSVRHFTYTEIQSWLMQAGFQQVEGYGSNGDNLTLESRRMIVVAQK, encoded by the coding sequence ATGCAATTCGATACTGAATCGGTTTTTGATCAAGACTACTTGTACTTCTATGCTCATCTCACCCCGGAACGGAACCAGCGAGAAGCAGAATTAGTGAAACAGTTGCTCAAACTTGAACCTGGATCTACGGTGCTTGATCTCGCTTGTGGGCACGGGCGGATTGCGAATCTGTTAGCACAGCACGGTTGCAACGTGACGGGATTAGACATTACGCCATTGTTTCTTGATCTGGCTCGTGAGTCCGCTTCTGAATTGAGTGTTCACGTCAATTATGTGCAGGGAGATATGCGATCGCTGCCTTGGTCAAACCAATTCGATGCCATTTTCAATCTGTTCACCGCTTACGGTTACTTTGATGATGCGGGTAATCATCGAGTGCTAGAGGAAACTTATCGATCGCTGAAACCCGGTGGAAGTCTACTCCTCGATCTGATCAATCGAGATTTTATGTTGAGACAGTTTCAACCCAGTAGCGTCGTGAAACGCGATGACAATTATTTGATTGACCAAACACGATTTGATATCTTAACTGGACAAACTCATACAGAGCGAACCATTATTCGTGATGGACAAATTCGACGAATGCAGTACAGTGTTCGTCATTTTACCTACACTGAAATTCAAAGCTGGCTGATGCAAGCGGGATTTCAACAAGTAGAAGGATACGGAAGCAACGGCGATAATTTGACTTTGGAAAGCCGTCGCATGATTGTTGTAGCACAAAAGTAA
- the psaK gene encoding photosystem I reaction center subunit PsaK has product MLYSTLLATMPRTVEWSPAVGLTMTLCCLFSVAIGRFAIKNRGVGPKLPLESPALFEGFGVPELLGTMSFGHVLGAGVILGLSNAGVL; this is encoded by the coding sequence TTGCTTTACTCAACACTACTTGCAACGATGCCCCGAACCGTGGAATGGTCGCCTGCGGTTGGATTGACCATGACGCTGTGCTGTTTGTTTTCAGTTGCGATCGGACGTTTTGCCATTAAAAACCGTGGAGTCGGACCGAAACTGCCGCTCGAATCTCCCGCATTGTTTGAAGGGTTTGGAGTCCCCGAACTGCTTGGAACCATGAGCTTTGGTCACGTTCTCGGTGCAGGTGTGATTCTTGGACTCAGCAACGCGGGCGTTCTATAA
- a CDS encoding Asp-tRNA(Asn)/Glu-tRNA(Gln) amidotransferase GatCAB subunit A, whose translation MTIPDATQLAIAVRNQEVSARSTTAATLAKIAEQNQTYNCFTTVLSESALEDADRIDQKIAAGEDPGALAGVPFAVKDLFDVAGIPTLAGSKINAEKPPATQDATLVKRLKEAGAILVGALNMDEFAYGFTTENAHYGATRNPHDLDRVAGGSSGGSATAIAAGFIPFSLGSDTNGSIRVPSSFCGVFGLKPTYGRLSRSGAYPFVGSLDHVGPFARSVRDIALLFDVMQGHDPSDPVCTKRSPEFCLPELSKGSEGLRIAIADEYFAKSAEPEVFTALEQVAQALGATQRVTLPAAGRARAAAFIITATEGANLHFEELRTRPQDFDFAVRDRLLAGALVPGHWYLQAQRFRQWFRDRVREVFQEVDIILAPSTPCVAPRIGQQMMTLDGQEMLVRPNLGIFTQPLSFIGLPIISVPVKRSGLPIGIQIIAAPYQEALVLRVAAELEAKGIVAAPVVDRA comes from the coding sequence ATGACGATTCCTGATGCGACTCAACTTGCGATCGCGGTTCGCAATCAAGAAGTTTCCGCTCGATCGACCACAGCGGCAACCCTTGCGAAAATTGCTGAGCAAAATCAAACTTACAACTGTTTCACCACGGTTTTATCGGAGTCAGCACTAGAGGATGCCGATCGCATTGATCAAAAAATTGCGGCAGGTGAAGATCCGGGTGCCTTAGCAGGCGTTCCATTTGCTGTAAAAGATCTGTTTGACGTAGCTGGAATTCCGACTCTAGCAGGCTCCAAAATTAACGCTGAAAAGCCTCCAGCCACTCAAGATGCGACGCTGGTAAAACGATTAAAGGAAGCGGGCGCGATTTTGGTCGGAGCGCTCAATATGGATGAATTTGCCTATGGATTCACAACGGAGAACGCGCATTATGGAGCGACTCGCAACCCTCATGATCTCGATCGCGTTGCTGGTGGATCGTCGGGCGGGTCGGCAACCGCGATCGCAGCCGGATTCATTCCTTTTAGCCTCGGTTCTGATACGAATGGCTCGATTCGTGTACCGTCCTCCTTTTGTGGTGTATTCGGATTGAAGCCGACTTACGGAAGATTATCGCGATCGGGGGCTTATCCATTTGTTGGCAGTTTGGATCATGTCGGTCCGTTTGCTCGATCGGTTCGTGATATTGCACTTTTATTTGATGTAATGCAGGGACACGATCCGAGTGATCCAGTTTGTACGAAGCGATCGCCCGAATTTTGTTTACCGGAGCTTTCCAAAGGCAGTGAGGGATTGAGAATTGCGATCGCCGATGAATACTTTGCAAAAAGCGCTGAGCCAGAAGTTTTCACCGCACTCGAACAAGTCGCGCAAGCATTGGGGGCAACTCAGCGAGTCACCTTACCCGCAGCAGGACGGGCACGAGCAGCAGCATTTATCATCACTGCAACCGAAGGCGCAAATCTGCATTTTGAAGAGTTACGGACGCGCCCGCAGGATTTTGATTTTGCAGTGCGCGATCGACTTCTAGCGGGCGCATTAGTACCCGGACATTGGTACTTACAGGCGCAGCGATTTCGACAATGGTTTCGCGATCGGGTTCGAGAAGTGTTTCAGGAAGTCGATATTATTCTGGCTCCCTCTACGCCCTGTGTTGCACCTCGAATCGGACAGCAGATGATGACTTTAGACGGGCAAGAAATGTTAGTGCGTCCGAATTTGGGGATTTTCACACAGCCGCTCTCGTTTATTGGATTGCCGATTATTTCGGTTCCGGTGAAGCGATCGGGATTACCGATCGGCATACAAATTATCGCGGCTCCGTATCAAGAAGCGCTGGTGTTGCGAGTGGCGGCGGAATTGGAAGCAAAGGGAATTGTCGCGGCTCCGGTTGTCGATCGGGCGTGA
- a CDS encoding DUF4089 domain-containing protein — translation MDDFVEIMSEAIALPIPAEYREGVVANLERIHTVAQVVLEFPLPNEIEAAPVFEP, via the coding sequence ATGGATGACTTTGTAGAAATCATGTCTGAAGCGATCGCATTACCCATCCCGGCAGAGTACCGCGAAGGAGTTGTCGCAAACCTGGAGCGAATTCACACGGTCGCGCAAGTGGTTTTAGAATTTCCCCTTCCCAATGAGATTGAAGCTGCTCCGGTGTTTGAACCATGA
- a CDS encoding gamma-glutamylcyclotransferase: MEGAVKLAVNGTLMRGLELNPNLLAIDAQFLRETKTEPAYRIWSIGDRHPAMLKVKEGGTAIAVEVWAVPASGLATLLMQEPPGLSIGKVRLADGEEVLGVLGEPFLCEGQIEITKYGGWRAYIEEKANG; the protein is encoded by the coding sequence ATGGAAGGTGCGGTAAAGTTAGCGGTTAATGGAACATTAATGCGCGGCTTAGAATTGAATCCGAATTTATTGGCGATCGATGCCCAGTTTTTACGGGAAACTAAGACTGAGCCAGCCTATCGAATCTGGTCGATTGGCGATCGACATCCGGCAATGCTGAAAGTCAAAGAAGGCGGAACTGCGATCGCGGTCGAAGTCTGGGCAGTTCCCGCAAGTGGATTAGCGACATTATTGATGCAAGAGCCACCCGGATTATCGATCGGAAAAGTTCGACTTGCGGACGGCGAGGAAGTTTTAGGCGTACTCGGTGAACCGTTTCTGTGTGAAGGACAAATCGAGATTACGAAGTACGGCGGCTGGAGAGCTTATATCGAGGAAAAGGCAAATGGATGA
- the aroQ gene encoding type II 3-dehydroquinate dehydratase — protein MDSILVLHGPNLNLLGKREPGVYGVVTLEEINQRLVQEARSLKVELSTLQSNHEGVLVDAIQVAMGEHQGILINPGAYTHTSVAIRDAIAAVNLPTVEVHLSNIHKREEFRHHSYIAPVAIGQICGFGAESYRLGLHALVNYLRQA, from the coding sequence TTGGACAGTATTTTGGTTCTCCACGGACCAAACCTTAATCTTCTGGGTAAAAGAGAACCAGGAGTTTACGGAGTGGTTACGCTGGAAGAAATTAATCAGCGTTTAGTACAAGAAGCTCGATCGTTAAAGGTTGAACTTTCGACGCTGCAATCGAATCATGAGGGTGTTCTGGTCGATGCGATCCAGGTCGCAATGGGTGAACACCAAGGGATTTTAATCAATCCGGGCGCATACACGCACACGAGCGTAGCGATTCGAGATGCGATCGCGGCTGTGAATCTCCCTACAGTTGAGGTACACCTCAGCAATATTCACAAGCGAGAAGAATTTCGACATCATTCTTACATTGCCCCCGTCGCGATTGGGCAAATTTGCGGATTTGGAGCCGAGAGCTACCGTTTAGGACTCCATGCACTTGTAAACTATTTGAGACAAGCTTGA
- a CDS encoding competence/damage-inducible protein A encodes MADSKMNAEIISVGTELLLGNILNSNAQFLAQQFAELGIPHYFQTVVGDNPERLKQAIGVASDRANLIVFTGGLGPTPDDLTTETIADFFSTPLVEKPEIVEDIAAKFAQRGRQMTDNNRKQALFPEGADILYNTLGSAPGIIWQPRPNLTILTFPGVPTEMKHMWHEVAVPYLRQQGWGKEIIVSRTLRFWGISESALAEKVGTFFDLQNPTVAPYANYGEVKLRISAKSPSDQAAQELIAPIEQHLREIAGIDCYGADEDSLASVVGQLLMDQESTLSVAESCTGGGLGQMLTRVAGSSAYFWGGVISYDNSVKEDLLGVDPNAIATQGAVSAIVAEQMAAGVRSRLNTTWGISITGVAGPGGGSDEKPVGLVYIGLANPEGAVSQRYRFGDRGRDWIRQVSACSALDQLRRRLLRNL; translated from the coding sequence GTGGCGGACAGCAAGATGAATGCGGAAATTATCAGCGTCGGAACTGAGCTTTTATTAGGAAATATTCTGAACTCGAATGCTCAGTTTCTCGCTCAACAGTTTGCGGAATTGGGGATTCCTCATTATTTCCAAACGGTTGTGGGGGACAATCCGGAGCGGTTGAAGCAAGCGATTGGAGTTGCCAGCGATCGCGCAAATTTAATCGTGTTTACGGGTGGCTTGGGTCCGACTCCAGATGATTTAACGACTGAAACGATCGCTGATTTTTTCTCAACTCCTTTAGTCGAAAAGCCCGAAATCGTTGAGGATATTGCCGCAAAATTTGCTCAACGCGGTCGCCAAATGACCGACAATAACCGCAAGCAAGCCCTCTTTCCCGAAGGTGCAGATATTCTCTACAACACACTGGGAAGCGCTCCCGGTATCATTTGGCAACCTCGCCCAAATTTGACGATTCTCACCTTTCCGGGTGTTCCGACTGAGATGAAGCATATGTGGCATGAAGTCGCTGTGCCCTATCTCAGACAGCAAGGATGGGGCAAAGAAATCATCGTCAGTCGGACGCTCCGGTTTTGGGGAATCTCAGAATCAGCCTTAGCGGAAAAGGTCGGAACGTTCTTCGATCTGCAAAATCCAACTGTTGCGCCTTATGCCAACTACGGAGAAGTGAAACTCCGAATCTCAGCAAAATCGCCTTCAGATCAAGCGGCTCAGGAATTAATCGCCCCGATCGAACAGCATTTAAGAGAAATTGCAGGGATTGATTGTTATGGAGCCGATGAAGATTCGCTGGCTTCAGTAGTCGGACAGCTTTTGATGGATCAAGAATCAACGCTGAGTGTAGCGGAATCTTGTACGGGTGGCGGATTGGGTCAAATGCTGACTCGTGTGGCTGGAAGTTCGGCTTACTTCTGGGGTGGCGTGATCTCTTATGACAATTCGGTGAAAGAGGATCTTTTGGGCGTTGATCCGAACGCGATCGCAACTCAAGGAGCGGTGAGCGCGATCGTGGCTGAACAAATGGCGGCAGGAGTAAGATCGCGCCTCAACACTACTTGGGGAATTAGCATTACAGGTGTCGCAGGTCCCGGAGGCGGTTCAGATGAAAAACCTGTTGGACTCGTTTATATTGGATTGGCGAATCCAGAAGGGGCAGTCAGTCAGCGATATCGATTTGGCGATCGTGGGCGCGATTGGATTCGGCAGGTCAGTGCTTGTAGCGCTCTAGATCAACTTAGACGAAGATTGTTAAGGAACCTCTAA
- a CDS encoding glycosyltransferase family 4 protein has product MPFFAAFLISFLVVLVATPIVNRLGKRVGLVDKPNHRKVHKRPMVRLGGVAMFIGVVVALLIVWSTGGFGVLKPGKESEVWGVAIGGIAFFLIGLADDLFSLSPKTRLLLQFVVAGLAWQSGVQIDFLTNPIAGLVSLPEWASLPITVIWLVGMANAINWIDGLDGLAAGVSGIAAFVMFWTCLFMGQPQAALFAAALAGATFGFLRYNFNPAQIFMGDGGAYFIGFTLAGVGVIGLVKSVTTVAVLLPYVILAVPILDMSAVIVDRLRRGKSPFVADKRHLHHRLLKAGLSQRLAVLFIYSLTLWAGSLAMAVSGMPSGVGYAIAATIVLSVTSWQVWRTAR; this is encoded by the coding sequence ATGCCGTTCTTTGCTGCATTTCTGATTTCATTCCTGGTTGTTCTCGTAGCAACCCCGATCGTTAATCGCCTCGGTAAGCGAGTGGGATTAGTCGATAAACCAAATCATCGCAAAGTCCATAAGCGCCCAATGGTCAGACTGGGCGGCGTGGCAATGTTTATCGGTGTGGTGGTGGCTCTATTGATTGTTTGGTCAACGGGTGGATTTGGAGTACTCAAACCGGGCAAAGAATCGGAAGTGTGGGGAGTCGCGATCGGTGGAATCGCTTTCTTTTTGATCGGACTTGCAGATGATTTGTTTAGCCTTTCACCCAAAACTCGATTACTTTTGCAGTTCGTTGTGGCTGGATTGGCGTGGCAGTCTGGTGTTCAGATTGATTTCTTGACAAATCCGATCGCGGGACTCGTTTCGCTTCCCGAATGGGCAAGTTTGCCAATTACGGTGATCTGGCTCGTGGGAATGGCGAACGCGATTAACTGGATTGATGGACTCGATGGATTAGCAGCGGGCGTTTCAGGAATTGCAGCATTTGTGATGTTCTGGACTTGCCTGTTTATGGGACAGCCTCAAGCGGCTTTGTTTGCGGCTGCGCTGGCGGGTGCAACTTTCGGATTTTTGCGCTACAACTTCAATCCGGCTCAAATTTTTATGGGTGATGGGGGCGCGTATTTTATTGGGTTTACGCTAGCGGGTGTGGGCGTGATTGGTTTAGTAAAAAGCGTCACAACTGTTGCGGTATTGTTGCCTTATGTCATTTTGGCGGTGCCGATTTTGGATATGTCGGCGGTGATTGTCGATCGCTTACGTCGCGGGAAATCGCCGTTCGTGGCTGATAAACGCCATTTACATCATCGATTGCTGAAAGCGGGACTTTCTCAGCGTTTGGCGGTGCTATTTATCTACTCGCTGACGTTGTGGGCGGGAAGTTTAGCGATGGCGGTTTCGGGAATGCCGAGTGGAGTCGGATATGCGATCGCTGCTACGATCGTCTTGAGCGTGACCAGTTGGCAAGTGTGGCGGACAGCAAGATGA
- the glyA gene encoding serine hydroxymethyltransferase, translated as MTHSDFLAKSDPLLAEMMQQELQRQRDHLELIASENFTSPAVMEAQGSVLTNKYAEGLPTKRYYGGCEFVDRVEQLAIDRAKELFGAAHANVQPHSGAQANFAVFLTLLQPGDTIMGMDLSHGGHLTHGSPVNVSGKWFKVQHYGVNQTTERLDFDQIRDLALQHRPKLLICGYSAYPRVIEFEKFRAIADEVGAYLLADIAHIAGLVASGHHPNPIPYCDVVTTTTHKTLRGPRGGLILTRDAELGKQLDKSVFPGSQGGPLEHVIAGKAAAFGEALKPEFKTYSGQVIENAKAMATQLQNRGFKLVSDGTDNHLMLVDLRSINMTGKVADQLVSGVNITANKNTVPFDPASPFVTSGLRLGSPAMTTRGMGTVEFTEIANIIADRLLNPEDESVAQDCRRRVAALCDRFPLYPHLSAQVPALV; from the coding sequence GTGACGCATTCTGATTTTCTCGCTAAGTCCGATCCCCTGCTCGCTGAAATGATGCAACAAGAACTGCAACGCCAGCGAGATCATCTAGAACTGATTGCCAGCGAGAACTTTACGTCTCCTGCGGTGATGGAAGCTCAAGGCTCGGTTCTGACGAACAAATACGCTGAAGGTCTGCCGACAAAACGCTATTACGGCGGGTGTGAATTTGTCGATCGCGTTGAGCAACTCGCCATCGATCGCGCTAAAGAACTGTTCGGAGCCGCACACGCAAACGTGCAACCCCACTCCGGCGCACAAGCGAATTTTGCAGTGTTTCTCACCCTGCTCCAACCCGGCGACACGATCATGGGGATGGACTTGTCTCACGGTGGACACCTAACCCACGGATCGCCTGTAAACGTCTCCGGTAAATGGTTCAAGGTGCAGCACTACGGAGTCAATCAAACCACTGAGCGTTTGGATTTTGACCAAATTCGCGATCTGGCGCTGCAACATCGTCCGAAGCTTTTGATCTGTGGGTACTCAGCTTATCCGCGTGTGATCGAGTTTGAGAAATTTAGAGCGATCGCGGATGAAGTCGGAGCTTATCTCTTAGCTGATATTGCTCACATTGCTGGATTGGTCGCGTCTGGACATCATCCGAACCCAATCCCTTATTGCGATGTGGTGACTACGACGACTCACAAAACGCTGCGGGGTCCAAGAGGCGGATTGATTCTGACTCGCGATGCAGAACTCGGTAAGCAGTTAGATAAATCAGTGTTCCCCGGGAGCCAAGGCGGACCTTTGGAACACGTTATCGCTGGAAAAGCTGCCGCATTCGGAGAAGCTCTAAAACCAGAATTCAAAACCTATTCGGGTCAAGTGATCGAAAACGCGAAAGCGATGGCAACTCAGCTTCAAAATCGCGGCTTCAAACTGGTTTCTGATGGAACCGATAATCACTTGATGCTGGTCGATCTGCGATCGATTAACATGACCGGAAAAGTAGCGGATCAGCTTGTTAGCGGCGTGAACATTACCGCGAATAAAAACACCGTTCCGTTTGATCCAGCTTCGCCGTTTGTCACGAGTGGGCTGAGACTTGGATCGCCTGCGATGACCACTCGCGGTATGGGAACGGTTGAATTCACCGAAATCGCGAATATCATTGCCGATCGCTTACTCAATCCTGAAGATGAAAGCGTCGCTCAAGATTGTCGTCGTCGGGTAGCGGCATTGTGCGATCGCTTCCCGCTTTATCCTCATCTCAGTGCTCAAGTTCCAGCATTGGTATAA
- a CDS encoding Rpn family recombination-promoting nuclease/putative transposase → MRRDSIFYALFQQSPTLLFEFLESAPSNAAEYRFDSVAVKKPKFEIDGVFLPPENQLPGIVYFCEVQFQKDEQLYERLFGESFLYFYRNRVRFSDWRAVIIYPSANTEQRDILPFEDLLNGNRVYRIYLDRLGDIQTLPLGIALMVLTTIAESRAVEAARNLLDRVQQSELSAQNRRGIMEMITTILAYKFTNLGRREIEQMLGIELQQTRFYQEAREEGLQAGREEGLQAGREEERRSLILLLLNQKLGALSEGTIAEISALNAEQLEALAIALLNFLGLDDLRRWLDSNP, encoded by the coding sequence ATGCGCCGCGATTCGATCTTCTATGCCCTGTTCCAGCAATCCCCAACTTTGCTGTTTGAGTTTTTGGAGTCTGCACCGTCCAATGCTGCGGAATATCGATTTGATTCTGTTGCAGTCAAAAAGCCAAAATTTGAAATTGATGGTGTGTTTCTGCCGCCTGAGAATCAATTGCCTGGAATTGTCTACTTCTGCGAGGTGCAATTTCAGAAAGATGAGCAACTGTACGAACGGCTATTTGGCGAATCGTTTCTGTATTTTTATCGCAATCGGGTACGCTTCTCGGATTGGCGAGCTGTGATTATTTATCCTTCTGCTAATACCGAACAGCGAGACATTCTCCCGTTTGAGGATTTGCTGAATGGGAACCGCGTTTACCGAATCTATCTCGATCGATTAGGAGACATTCAAACTCTCCCGTTGGGGATTGCACTGATGGTGTTAACCACGATCGCTGAAAGTCGAGCGGTAGAAGCGGCGCGGAATTTGCTCGATCGAGTGCAACAGTCTGAGCTTTCCGCTCAAAATAGACGTGGCATCATGGAGATGATCACAACGATTCTGGCTTACAAGTTCACCAATTTAGGAAGACGGGAAATCGAACAAATGCTTGGAATTGAACTTCAACAAACGCGGTTTTATCAGGAAGCAAGAGAAGAAGGACTTCAGGCAGGACGTGAAGAAGGACTTCAGGCAGGACGTGAAGAAGAACGTCGATCGCTGATTCTCCTTCTACTCAATCAGAAGCTTGGAGCGCTTTCAGAAGGGACGATCGCGGAAATTTCTGCCCTCAATGCTGAGCAATTAGAGGCATTGGCGATCGCGTTGTTGAATTTTTTGGGGCTGGATGATTTGAGAAGATGGCTAGATTCTAATCCTTAA